A region of Sphingomonas sp. DNA encodes the following proteins:
- a CDS encoding pyrimidine 5'-nucleotidase yields MIAGLSHVENWIFDLDNSLYPASCDLFALVDRRIGEYVAQLFDVDAVEARRIQKGYFASHGTTLAGLMATHGIDPHDFLDFVHDIDMARLVADPGLVAALDRLPGRKFVFTNADEAYARRVLDRIGLANAFDGFHDIHTMGYVPKPDPSAYAAICDRHDIDPARALFADDMARNLAPAKAIGMTTLWVDNGSEQAGGAAHGDFIDHSTDDIASWLHRALREEVA; encoded by the coding sequence ATGATTGCGGGCCTTTCCCATGTCGAAAATTGGATCTTCGATCTCGACAACAGTCTTTATCCGGCCTCCTGCGACCTCTTCGCGCTGGTCGACCGGCGGATCGGCGAATATGTCGCCCAGCTATTCGACGTCGATGCCGTGGAGGCGCGGCGCATTCAGAAAGGCTATTTCGCGAGCCACGGCACGACGCTTGCCGGACTGATGGCCACGCACGGTATCGATCCGCACGACTTCCTCGATTTCGTCCACGACATCGACATGGCACGCCTCGTCGCGGACCCCGGGCTGGTCGCGGCGCTCGACCGGTTGCCGGGGCGCAAGTTCGTCTTCACCAATGCCGACGAAGCCTATGCCCGGCGCGTGCTGGACAGGATCGGCCTCGCCAACGCCTTCGACGGTTTCCACGACATCCACACGATGGGCTATGTGCCCAAGCCCGATCCCAGCGCCTATGCGGCGATCTGCGACCGGCACGACATCGATCCGGCGCGCGCTTTGTTCGCCGACGACATGGCGCGCAACCTCGCCCCCGCCAAGGCGATCGGCATGACGACGCTCTGGGTCGACAACGGATCGGAGCAGGCGGGCGGCGCCGCGCACGGGGATTTTATCGATCACAGCACGGACGACATCGCGTCCTGGCTGCACCGGGCTTTGCGAGAGGAAGTGGCATGA
- a CDS encoding beta-N-acetylglucosaminidase domain-containing protein produces the protein MTPELGLIEGFFGRPWSWAARRETVAFLRGHGYGFYLYAPKADVWLRRRWQEPWPGGEFAELLAFRDFCRLENVRFGIGLTPFELHLQAERGWQGRFGEKLVELAQLQPDDLAILFDDMRGDVPGLAARQAAIVHFAAERGAARRILMCPSYYSDDPILDVAFGARPPHYLATLGRLLDPAIDVMWTGEEVCAREIAPGHLARVAEQLRRKPFLWDNYPVNDGARMSQHLHLRAFTGRPAAIGGLIAGHGINPASQPMLSRIPALTLAESYAKGDAYEYGAAFVRAARDVLGEALAERIGRDLLTLQDRGLDRLGDRLAGLRDRYAAFDHPAAREILAWLDGHWTVSDELVLTQ, from the coding sequence ATGACGCCTGAGCTGGGGCTGATCGAAGGTTTTTTCGGGCGGCCCTGGAGCTGGGCGGCGCGTCGCGAGACTGTCGCCTTCCTGCGTGGCCACGGCTACGGCTTCTATCTTTATGCGCCCAAGGCCGATGTCTGGCTGCGCCGCCGCTGGCAGGAGCCCTGGCCAGGCGGCGAGTTCGCCGAACTCCTCGCCTTCCGCGATTTCTGTCGACTGGAAAATGTCCGTTTCGGCATCGGCCTGACGCCTTTCGAACTGCACCTGCAGGCCGAACGCGGCTGGCAGGGCCGGTTCGGCGAGAAGCTGGTGGAGCTGGCCCAGCTCCAGCCCGACGATCTCGCCATCCTGTTCGACGACATGCGCGGCGACGTCCCCGGGCTCGCCGCGCGGCAGGCGGCGATCGTCCATTTCGCCGCCGAACGCGGCGCGGCGCGGCGCATCCTGATGTGCCCGTCTTATTATTCGGACGATCCGATCCTCGATGTCGCCTTTGGCGCACGGCCGCCGCATTATCTGGCAACGCTCGGCCGCCTCCTCGATCCTGCGATCGACGTGATGTGGACGGGCGAGGAGGTCTGCGCGCGCGAGATCGCGCCGGGGCATCTCGCCCGGGTCGCGGAGCAGCTCCGCCGCAAGCCCTTCCTGTGGGACAATTATCCGGTGAACGACGGTGCCCGCATGTCGCAGCACCTGCATCTGCGCGCCTTTACCGGCCGGCCGGCGGCGATCGGCGGCCTGATCGCGGGGCACGGCATCAATCCGGCTTCCCAGCCCATGCTGAGCCGCATCCCGGCGCTGACCCTGGCGGAAAGCTATGCCAAGGGAGACGCCTACGAATATGGCGCCGCCTTCGTGCGGGCGGCGCGCGACGTGCTGGGCGAGGCGCTGGCCGAGCGGATCGGGCGCGACCTGCTGACCCTGCAGGATCGGGGGCTGGACCGGCTCGGCGACCGGCTGGCCGGCCTGCGCGATCGCTATGCCGCCTTCGATCATCCCGCAGCGCGCGAAATCCTCGCCTGGCTTGACGGCCACTGGACCGTCAGCGACGAACTGGTCCTGACGCAGTGA
- the ftsE gene encoding cell division ATP-binding protein FtsE: MAREAISLNASGSIVHFENVGLRYGTGAETLSDLSFSLREGGFYFLTGPSGAGKTSLLKLLYLALRPSRGLIRLFGEDIVTMPRGRLPGFRRRIGVVFQEFRLVPHLSAFDNVALPLRVAGVDDSDLQTPVSEMLAWVGLADRASARPATLSGGEQQRVAIARAVIGRPELLVADEPTGNVDPEMALRLLHLFDSLNKLGTTVIVATHDLHLLARVQRAEMLRLDRGQISDPTGALKHPPKRVDQ, from the coding sequence ATGGCGCGGGAGGCGATTTCCTTGAACGCGAGCGGATCGATCGTTCATTTCGAGAATGTGGGCCTGCGCTACGGCACGGGCGCCGAGACGCTGTCCGATCTCAGCTTCTCGCTGCGCGAGGGCGGTTTCTACTTCCTCACCGGACCGTCGGGTGCGGGCAAGACCTCGCTGCTGAAGCTGCTCTATCTCGCGCTGCGGCCGAGCCGGGGCCTCATCCGCCTGTTCGGCGAGGACATCGTCACCATGCCCCGCGGACGGCTGCCGGGTTTCCGCCGCCGGATCGGCGTCGTCTTCCAGGAATTCCGGCTGGTCCCGCACCTGTCCGCCTTCGACAATGTCGCCCTTCCCTTGCGGGTCGCGGGAGTCGATGACAGCGACCTGCAGACGCCGGTGAGCGAAATGCTCGCCTGGGTCGGTCTCGCCGACCGGGCGAGTGCGCGACCGGCGACGCTGTCGGGCGGCGAGCAGCAGCGCGTCGCCATCGCCCGCGCCGTCATCGGCCGACCGGAGCTGCTCGTCGCCGACGAACCGACCGGCAATGTCGATCCGGAGATGGCGCTGCGGCTGCTCCATCTGTTCGATTCGCTGAACAAGCTCGGCACGACGGTGATCGTCGCGACCCACGATCTCCATCTGCTTGCCCGCGTCCAACGGGCCGAGATGCTGCGGCTGGATCGCGGCCAGATCTCCGATCCCACCGGCGCGCTCAAGCATCCGCCGAAGCGGGTGGATCAATGA
- a CDS encoding helix-turn-helix transcriptional regulator, which yields MVQCVTPSLDLSFAALSDATRRGVLEQLGRADASITSLADKFHMTLTGMKKHIAVLERAGLVVTEKVGRVRACRLGQRGLVAEAEWIEAHRKLFEARFDALDKIILEMKQEEEDGPANESSPGCAEPHGG from the coding sequence ATGGTTCAGTGTGTAACGCCTTCCCTCGATCTTTCGTTTGCGGCGCTGTCAGACGCGACGCGGCGCGGCGTGCTTGAGCAGCTCGGCCGAGCGGACGCGTCGATCACCAGCCTGGCCGACAAGTTTCACATGACCCTGACCGGCATGAAGAAGCATATCGCCGTCCTTGAGCGGGCGGGCCTCGTCGTGACCGAGAAGGTCGGACGAGTGCGGGCGTGCAGGCTTGGGCAACGCGGCCTCGTGGCGGAGGCCGAATGGATCGAAGCGCATCGCAAGCTCTTCGAGGCGCGGTTCGATGCCTTGGACAAGATCATTCTCGAGATGAAACAGGAGGAAGAAGATGGACCGGCAAACGAGTCATCACCCGGTTGCGCAGAACCGCACGGCGGTTGA
- a CDS encoding cell division protein, producing the protein MKARARKFGAAERGLLPEGRLAGPMPWVIAIMMFLTVLAAAAGLGLAGAAARLSDQIGGRLTVQIVEANPDARVAQVRAAAAAARDVPGVAAVRIVPDEEIQALLEPWIGVGGLQADLPVPALIDVDFGEARGGEAGRLRTALVAAAPSARVDDHAQWLAPLADLIGALKWLAAGLVLLMVGATAATVVLAARAALDTHRETIEILHLMGATDIQVARLFQRRIALDALFGGLVGFILAGVVLIGLGDRVSALGSELLGAASISPLGWGVLLVLPLLGVLLAMLVARVTILRALGRLL; encoded by the coding sequence ATGAAGGCGCGCGCGCGCAAGTTCGGCGCAGCGGAGCGCGGTTTGCTTCCCGAAGGGCGGCTGGCCGGGCCGATGCCCTGGGTGATCGCGATCATGATGTTCCTCACCGTGCTCGCGGCGGCGGCGGGGCTGGGGCTGGCGGGCGCGGCGGCGCGGCTGTCGGACCAGATCGGCGGGCGGCTCACCGTCCAGATCGTCGAGGCCAATCCAGACGCGCGTGTAGCGCAGGTCCGCGCGGCGGCGGCGGCGGCGCGCGATGTGCCCGGCGTCGCTGCGGTCCGCATCGTGCCGGACGAAGAAATCCAGGCGTTGCTCGAGCCCTGGATCGGAGTTGGCGGACTCCAGGCGGATTTGCCCGTTCCGGCGCTGATCGATGTCGATTTCGGCGAGGCGAGGGGTGGAGAGGCGGGTCGGCTGCGCACGGCGCTCGTCGCCGCAGCGCCTTCCGCGCGCGTCGACGACCATGCGCAATGGCTGGCGCCGCTCGCCGATCTAATCGGCGCGCTCAAATGGCTGGCCGCGGGGCTTGTGTTGCTGATGGTCGGCGCGACGGCGGCGACGGTCGTGCTCGCCGCTCGTGCCGCGCTGGACACGCATCGCGAGACGATCGAGATCCTGCATCTGATGGGCGCCACCGACATACAGGTCGCGCGACTCTTTCAGCGCCGGATCGCGCTCGACGCCCTGTTCGGCGGGCTGGTCGGTTTCATCCTCGCCGGCGTCGTGCTGATCGGGCTCGGCGACCGGGTTTCCGCTTTGGGCTCGGAGCTGCTCGGCGCGGCGTCGATCTCTCCCCTGGGCTGGGGCGTGCTGCTGGTCCTGCCGTTGCTGGGTGTGTTGCTCGCGATGCTGGTTGCGCGCGTGACCATTCTGCGCGCACTGGGGCGGTTGCTATGA
- a CDS encoding SRPBCC family protein gives MDRQTSHHPVAQNRTAVERKSDRELVVTRLFDAPPHLVFKAWAEAELFRLWWVPKGAGITLLSCEMDVRTGGKYRLEFAAGGTDTMTFYGKYLAVVPGERIVWTNEEEDDGAVTTVTFEDQDGKTLLTFHELYPSREALDEAMAGSAAGLPVQLDQLDELLPTIGE, from the coding sequence ATGGACCGGCAAACGAGTCATCACCCGGTTGCGCAGAACCGCACGGCGGTTGAGCGGAAGTCCGACCGGGAGCTGGTTGTCACGCGCCTGTTCGATGCCCCGCCGCACCTTGTGTTCAAGGCGTGGGCCGAAGCCGAGCTGTTCCGCCTTTGGTGGGTTCCGAAGGGCGCCGGCATTACGCTCCTCTCCTGCGAGATGGACGTCCGCACCGGAGGCAAGTACCGGCTGGAGTTCGCCGCCGGCGGGACCGACACCATGACCTTCTACGGCAAGTATCTGGCGGTGGTGCCGGGCGAGCGCATCGTCTGGACGAATGAGGAAGAGGATGACGGCGCGGTCACCACCGTCACCTTCGAGGACCAGGACGGAAAGACGCTCCTGACGTTCCACGAGCTTTATCCTTCCAGGGAAGCGCTCGACGAAGCGATGGCCGGGTCGGCGGCCGGGCTGCCCGTGCAGCTGGATCAGCTGGACGAACTGCTCCCGACGATCGGCGAGTAG
- a CDS encoding S8 family serine peptidase, translated as MALKASRAALILTVCAAAIAVSGCGGGSTGGAGPQPISAPPPAPPPPPPPPPPPPPPPPPPPVNFDDAEYRRSNAAVTSGAISAWNAGGRGQNVVAAVIDTGINASLAEFAGRIHPASQDVAANRGIVDQEGHGTAVSAVIGAARNGTGSLGVAFESSILSLNTANPNDCDPDDGCLHRGSDIALALDIARVNGAKVANISLGGDQPSSAVNAAIGRAVAAGMVVVISAGNESTLDPSAFAVAAAQAGSGQVIIAGAMDEFRNLASFSNRAGSGASHYLVALGVRVRAIDENGTATLWSGTSFSAPVISGAVALLASAFPNLTGAQIVQLLLTTADDVGAAGVDPIWGRGILNITRAFQPQGTMSLAGSGVPIDALGAGAASDPMGDAGPQMAGVIVLDDYARAYAVDLARTIERAPAQRPLEQGLLQGDLATGHAVAGATMVSITVRRNLAGQPRVGMSQTSLTGEDARAARAVAGYALSRLSQRTAFALGISESGRTLQQRLADQVALPFLVARDPMNRAGFFADSGLAVGARHDFGPVALTATGERGGVWLPDLTRGQREPGYGLFSIVADRRLGRADFSFGLTRLAEERTVLGGRFAFAPGGASSWFLDVGARYHLGRDWTVAAGYRRGWTTMPGTGALVDGGGLATDAWSADLARSGAFVAGDRLALRAMQPLRVRAGGYRMNVPVSYDYATLTPGYEMRVFGLAPSGREIDFEAAYALSVFRGGGTLGANVFARLEPGHVEAARTDLGAAIRLSFGF; from the coding sequence ATGGCGTTGAAGGCTTCCAGAGCGGCGCTCATCCTGACCGTCTGCGCGGCGGCGATCGCCGTGTCCGGCTGCGGCGGGGGCAGCACCGGCGGCGCCGGGCCGCAGCCGATTTCCGCACCCCCACCCGCGCCGCCGCCGCCACCCCCTCCACCGCCGCCCCCTCCGCCGCCGCCACCCCCTCCCCCGGTCAATTTCGACGACGCGGAATATCGACGCTCGAACGCCGCGGTGACGTCGGGGGCGATCAGTGCCTGGAATGCGGGCGGGCGCGGGCAGAATGTCGTCGCCGCGGTGATCGACACCGGCATCAACGCGTCCCTCGCCGAATTTGCCGGCCGCATCCATCCAGCGAGCCAAGACGTCGCCGCCAATCGCGGGATCGTCGATCAGGAAGGCCACGGCACAGCCGTTTCAGCGGTGATCGGCGCGGCGCGCAACGGCACGGGCTCGCTGGGCGTCGCCTTCGAATCAAGCATCCTGTCGCTCAACACCGCCAATCCCAACGATTGCGATCCCGACGACGGCTGCCTGCACCGCGGCAGTGATATCGCCCTGGCGCTCGACATCGCCCGGGTGAACGGCGCGAAAGTGGCCAATATCTCGCTTGGCGGCGATCAGCCCAGCTCGGCCGTCAATGCCGCGATCGGCCGCGCCGTCGCCGCCGGCATGGTGGTGGTCATTTCGGCCGGCAATGAAAGCACCCTCGATCCGTCCGCCTTCGCCGTCGCGGCGGCACAGGCGGGCAGCGGCCAGGTTATCATCGCCGGCGCAATGGACGAATTCCGGAATCTCGCCAGCTTCTCGAACCGTGCCGGATCGGGCGCGTCTCACTATCTGGTCGCACTCGGCGTCAGGGTGCGCGCGATCGACGAGAACGGCACCGCGACCCTGTGGTCGGGGACATCATTTTCGGCGCCGGTGATCAGCGGCGCGGTGGCGCTGCTCGCCAGCGCCTTCCCGAATCTGACCGGCGCACAGATCGTCCAGCTCCTGCTGACCACCGCAGATGACGTCGGCGCGGCGGGCGTCGATCCGATCTGGGGCCGTGGCATCCTCAATATTACGCGCGCCTTCCAGCCGCAGGGCACGATGAGCCTGGCGGGCAGCGGCGTGCCGATCGATGCCCTGGGCGCGGGTGCGGCATCCGATCCGATGGGCGATGCGGGGCCGCAAATGGCCGGAGTGATCGTGCTCGACGACTATGCCCGCGCTTATGCGGTCGATCTGGCGCGCACGATCGAGCGCGCCCCGGCGCAGCGCCCGCTGGAGCAAGGGCTGCTGCAGGGCGATCTCGCCACCGGCCATGCCGTTGCGGGTGCCACGATGGTGTCGATCACGGTACGTCGCAATCTTGCCGGACAGCCTCGCGTGGGGATGTCGCAAACCAGCCTGACCGGCGAGGATGCGCGCGCCGCGCGCGCTGTCGCCGGCTATGCGCTCAGTCGCCTGTCGCAGCGAACCGCCTTCGCGCTCGGCATTTCGGAAAGCGGTCGCACGTTGCAGCAACGCCTGGCGGATCAGGTCGCGCTGCCGTTCCTGGTCGCACGCGACCCGATGAACCGTGCCGGCTTCTTCGCCGATAGCGGCCTGGCCGTGGGCGCACGCCACGATTTCGGCCCCGTCGCGTTGACCGCGACCGGCGAACGCGGAGGGGTCTGGCTGCCGGATCTGACGCGCGGCCAGCGCGAGCCGGGATACGGCCTGTTCTCGATCGTCGCCGACCGGCGCCTGGGGCGCGCCGACTTCAGCTTCGGACTGACGCGACTGGCCGAGGAACGCACGGTGCTCGGCGGTCGCTTCGCGTTCGCGCCGGGCGGGGCGTCGAGCTGGTTCCTCGATGTCGGCGCGCGCTACCATCTGGGTCGGGACTGGACGGTCGCGGCGGGCTACCGGCGCGGCTGGACGACGATGCCCGGCACGGGTGCGCTGGTCGACGGCGGCGGCCTCGCGACGGACGCCTGGTCGGCCGATCTGGCGCGGTCCGGCGCGTTCGTGGCGGGCGACCGGCTGGCGCTGCGCGCGATGCAGCCGCTGCGCGTGCGCGCCGGCGGCTACCGGATGAACGTGCCCGTCTCCTACGATTATGCGACGCTGACGCCCGGCTACGAGATGCGCGTCTTCGGCCTCGCGCCGTCCGGCCGGGAAATCGATTTCGAAGCGGCCTATGCCCTGTCGGTCTTCCGGGGCGGCGGCACGCTCGGCGCCAATGTCTTCGCGCGCCTGGAGCCGGGCCATGTCGAGGCCGCGCGCACCGATCTCGGCGCGGCGATCCGCCTGAGCTTCGGCTTCTAG
- a CDS encoding DMT family transporter translates to MALTNQMRMSGADWGVLLLLSAIWGASFLFIEIAVETTAPFSLVAIRLALAALALWGVLLIRRERLDLPPGAPFAFLILALLTNVVPFILFAYAQREITGSLGAILNATTPIWGVIVAHIALADEKATPAKIAGVILGFGGVAAMIGPDFLSEVGTSVPAQLACLAATLCYALSGVYARRFKPMGVRPISVATGQLSAGALVMIPLVLLFEPPWATPGPSTGAWAALICLALLCTSFAYILYFRLVASAGATNSLLVTFLIPVSAILLGAIFLGERLEPRHVLGLALIAAGLAAIDGRLLRRLRPPAPTEACPES, encoded by the coding sequence ATGGCCCTGACCAACCAGATGCGGATGAGCGGCGCCGACTGGGGGGTGCTGCTGCTCCTCTCCGCGATCTGGGGCGCCTCCTTCCTGTTCATCGAGATCGCGGTGGAGACGACGGCGCCCTTCTCCCTGGTGGCGATCCGTCTCGCCCTCGCGGCGCTCGCCTTGTGGGGCGTGCTCCTTATCCGGCGCGAGCGGCTGGACCTGCCGCCCGGCGCACCCTTCGCCTTCCTGATCCTGGCGCTGCTCACCAATGTCGTGCCGTTCATCCTCTTCGCCTATGCCCAGCGCGAGATCACCGGCAGCCTGGGCGCGATCCTCAACGCCACGACGCCGATCTGGGGCGTGATCGTCGCGCACATTGCGCTGGCCGACGAGAAAGCGACGCCCGCCAAGATCGCGGGCGTCATCCTCGGCTTCGGCGGGGTCGCGGCGATGATCGGCCCCGATTTCCTGAGCGAGGTGGGGACCAGCGTTCCCGCCCAGCTCGCCTGCCTCGCCGCCACGCTCTGCTACGCGCTCTCCGGCGTCTATGCGCGGCGCTTCAAGCCGATGGGCGTCCGGCCGATAAGCGTCGCGACCGGTCAGCTCAGCGCCGGCGCGCTGGTGATGATTCCGCTCGTCCTGCTGTTCGAGCCGCCCTGGGCGACGCCCGGCCCCTCGACCGGCGCCTGGGCGGCGCTGATCTGCCTCGCCCTGCTCTGCACGAGCTTCGCCTATATCCTCTATTTCCGCCTGGTCGCCTCGGCCGGCGCGACCAATTCGCTGCTCGTCACCTTCCTCATCCCGGTGAGCGCGATCCTGCTCGGCGCGATCTTCCTCGGCGAGCGGCTGGAGCCGCGCCATGTGCTGGGCCTCGCGCTGATCGCGGCCGGGCTGGCGGCGATCGACGGGCGGCTGCTCAGGCGGCTGAGGCCGCCGGCGCCGACGGAGGCCTGTCCCGAGAGCTAG
- a CDS encoding YdcF family protein, protein MIRALIRLVSFMLLAYALGYAAFAVLLPRPAGDARTDAIVVLTGGPGRMERGLEMLRQGRAERMLVSGVNRTVRLSELKAQYPDYADLFDQRVVLGRESFDTRSNADEVARWMERRRFRSLRLVTNDLHMPRARYELRKRIDGDIGIVVDAVPTEPDFRAIFLEYNKYLLGRAADLIGI, encoded by the coding sequence ATGATCCGTGCGCTCATCCGCCTCGTCTCGTTCATGCTGCTCGCTTATGCGCTCGGCTATGCCGCCTTCGCGGTGCTGCTGCCGCGTCCCGCCGGCGACGCGCGAACCGATGCGATCGTCGTGCTGACCGGCGGCCCGGGACGGATGGAACGGGGGCTGGAGATGTTGCGGCAAGGGCGGGCGGAGCGGATGCTGGTGTCCGGTGTCAATCGCACGGTGCGGCTGTCGGAACTCAAGGCGCAATATCCCGATTATGCCGATCTGTTCGATCAGCGCGTCGTGCTGGGACGGGAATCGTTCGACACCCGATCCAATGCCGACGAGGTGGCGCGCTGGATGGAGCGGCGGCGCTTTCGCTCGCTCCGGTTGGTCACCAACGACCTGCACATGCCGCGCGCGCGATACGAGCTTCGCAAGCGGATCGACGGCGATATCGGGATCGTCGTCGATGCCGTGCCGACAGAGCCGGATTTCCGCGCGATCTTCCTGGAGTACAACAAATATCTGCTCGGTCGCGCGGCGGACCTGATCGGCATTTGA
- a CDS encoding zinc-ribbon domain-containing protein: MILSCPSCQTRYVVPDSAIGPAGRKVRCASCRHSWFQEPAPLDLAAAPAATIGAPPRAQQEPAPWPEAAAAAPEPIMRDADVEDSFTRPRRNPARKWTVAAMIVAILMTGAVFAIQYFGLPEIGQRIGLPVQAGDALGLEGEVDRRQLASGNELLEVRGTITNRTDEVQRVPQIRAELKDAQDRVVYSWSIAPPVRELQARGAVTFNSANVDVPRGGRRLSLTFGPVS; encoded by the coding sequence ATGATCCTGTCCTGTCCGTCCTGCCAGACCCGCTACGTGGTGCCGGACAGTGCGATCGGGCCGGCCGGACGCAAGGTGCGCTGCGCGAGCTGTCGGCACAGCTGGTTTCAGGAGCCGGCGCCACTCGATCTCGCCGCCGCCCCCGCCGCGACGATCGGCGCGCCGCCGCGAGCTCAACAAGAGCCTGCGCCATGGCCCGAAGCGGCGGCCGCCGCGCCAGAACCGATCATGCGCGACGCCGACGTCGAGGACAGTTTCACTCGCCCGCGCCGCAATCCGGCACGGAAGTGGACGGTTGCGGCGATGATCGTGGCGATCCTGATGACCGGCGCCGTGTTTGCCATCCAGTATTTCGGGCTGCCGGAGATCGGCCAGCGAATCGGGCTTCCGGTTCAGGCCGGCGACGCCTTGGGGCTCGAAGGGGAAGTCGATCGGCGGCAGCTCGCCAGCGGCAACGAGCTGCTCGAGGTGCGCGGCACGATCACCAACCGTACCGACGAGGTGCAGCGCGTCCCGCAAATCCGCGCCGAATTGAAGGACGCGCAGGACCGCGTCGTCTACAGCTGGTCGATCGCTCCGCCGGTACGCGAGCTGCAGGCACGCGGCGCCGTCACCTTCAACAGTGCCAATGTCGATGTACCGCGCGGCGGGCGGCGGCTCAGCCTGACCTTCGGCCCGGTTTCCTAG
- the dapD gene encoding 2,3,4,5-tetrahydropyridine-2,6-dicarboxylate N-succinyltransferase: MTEELRRTIEAAWDRRESIGAGDAELKAAVAEAIRRLDAGEARVAEKGADGGWTVNQWLKKAVLLSFRLNPMEAIPGGPGGAVWWDKVPSKFLGWTEAEFEAAGFRAVPGAIVRRGAHVAKGAVLMPSFVNIGAFVGEGTMIDTWATVGSCAQIGRNVHISGGAGIGGVLEPLQAGPVIIEDDCFIGARSEVAEGVVIEQGAVLSMGVFIGASTKIVDRATGQVFMGRVPSYSVVVPGSLPGKEGAPSLACAVIVKRVDAQTRSKTGINELLRD, from the coding sequence ATGACGGAGGAGCTGCGGCGGACCATCGAGGCCGCCTGGGACCGGCGCGAGTCGATCGGCGCGGGCGACGCGGAGCTGAAGGCCGCGGTCGCCGAGGCGATCCGCCGGCTCGACGCGGGCGAGGCACGCGTGGCCGAGAAGGGCGCGGACGGCGGCTGGACCGTCAACCAGTGGCTGAAGAAGGCCGTCCTGCTCTCCTTCCGGCTCAATCCGATGGAAGCGATCCCCGGCGGGCCGGGCGGCGCGGTCTGGTGGGACAAGGTGCCGTCCAAGTTCCTCGGCTGGACCGAGGCCGAGTTCGAGGCGGCGGGCTTCCGCGCCGTGCCGGGCGCGATCGTCCGGCGCGGGGCGCATGTCGCGAAGGGCGCGGTGCTGATGCCGAGCTTCGTCAATATCGGCGCCTTCGTCGGCGAAGGCACGATGATCGACACCTGGGCGACGGTGGGGAGCTGCGCCCAGATCGGGCGCAACGTCCATATCTCCGGCGGCGCGGGGATCGGCGGGGTGCTGGAGCCGCTGCAGGCCGGGCCGGTGATCATCGAGGACGATTGCTTCATCGGCGCACGCTCCGAAGTGGCCGAGGGCGTGGTGATCGAGCAGGGCGCGGTGCTGTCGATGGGCGTCTTCATCGGCGCCTCGACCAAGATCGTCGACAGGGCGACCGGCCAGGTCTTCATGGGCCGCGTGCCGAGCTATTCGGTGGTCGTTCCGGGCAGCCTGCCCGGCAAGGAAGGCGCCCCGTCCCTCGCCTGCGCCGTGATCGTGAAGCGGGTGGACGCCCAGACCCGCTCCAAGACCGGGATCAACGAACTGCTGCGGGACTGA
- a CDS encoding 1-acyl-sn-glycerol-3-phosphate acyltransferase has protein sequence MSLVRSALFALVFYGGTVIAVLLSFPISLLGTGAIRSWAHSWCRFHRWCAAHILGIRARVEGAPPPGAVLVAVKHQSMFETMEMILLLNEPAVVLKRELADIPLWGWVVRRYGVIPVDRQGGAAALRRMLRAAEAAVADGRPILIFPEGTRVAPGTRPPLQPGFAGLYRALGLAVAPVALDSGRLWPRHAFVKKPGLVTFRFLPAVAPGLPRREIEVAVHEAINDLEAGDDA, from the coding sequence ATGTCTCTCGTCCGTTCGGCCCTGTTCGCGCTGGTCTTCTATGGCGGTACGGTGATCGCCGTCCTCCTATCCTTTCCGATCAGCCTGCTCGGCACCGGAGCGATCCGGTCATGGGCGCATAGCTGGTGCCGTTTCCATCGCTGGTGCGCAGCGCACATCCTCGGCATCCGCGCACGCGTCGAAGGCGCACCGCCGCCGGGGGCAGTCCTGGTCGCGGTCAAGCATCAGTCGATGTTCGAAACGATGGAGATGATTCTGCTGCTGAACGAGCCGGCGGTCGTGCTGAAGCGTGAGCTTGCCGACATTCCGCTCTGGGGCTGGGTGGTGCGCCGCTATGGGGTGATTCCGGTCGATCGCCAGGGTGGCGCGGCGGCGCTCAGGCGGATGCTGCGCGCGGCCGAGGCGGCGGTGGCGGACGGGCGACCGATCCTCATTTTTCCCGAAGGCACGCGCGTCGCCCCTGGCACGCGTCCGCCGCTCCAGCCGGGCTTCGCCGGGCTCTATCGCGCGCTCGGTCTTGCCGTCGCGCCGGTCGCGCTGGACAGCGGGCGGCTGTGGCCGCGTCATGCCTTCGTGAAAAAGCCGGGCCTCGTCACTTTCCGCTTCCTGCCCGCAGTCGCCCCCGGCCTGCCCCGACGCGAGATCGAGGTGGCCGTGCACGAGGCGATCAACGATCTGGAGGCGGGCGATGACGCCTGA